A single Venturia canescens isolate UGA chromosome 1, ASM1945775v1, whole genome shotgun sequence DNA region contains:
- the CCAP gene encoding uncharacterized protein CCAP — protein sequence MNVIGYLCYTLGLMTLISTTDAIHLQNDQNDQPVYDLLTADDLTRAKKPFCNAFTGCGKKRSFLPDRLAENEERSPDRIRVPVPIYRALLRAASREVRPTLERGSRGKDGGFEEYSYSEMNNKIPSVQRYDS from the exons ATGAAC GTAATCGGATACCTCTGTTACACCCTCGGATTAATGACATTAATCTCGACGACCGATGCAATTCATTTGCAAAATGACCAG AATGATCAACCCGTTTACGATTTGTTGACGGCAGACGATTTGACCAGGGCCAAAAAACCTTTCTGCAACGCATTCACCG GTTGTGGGAAAAAAAGATCGTTTCTGCCGGACAGGCTGGCGGAAAACGAGGAGCGATCCCCGGACAGAATCCGCGTTCCCGTTCCGATATACCGAGCTTTATTGAGAGCCGCAAGTCGAGAAGTCCGTCCGACACTCGAGCGAGGATCGAGGGGAAAAGACGGCGGATTCGAAGAGTACTCTTATTCggaaatgaataataaaataccGAGCGTTCAGCGATACGACAGTTAA
- the LOC122415581 gene encoding uncharacterized protein isoform X1, whose amino-acid sequence MLSSASPNRTIFARCFLFFVLFHPIVQNGYCNNSLESLIETSANSTQRADDDDEIASEIHYTTCKITTEELSVDAQAKFTRVLTGPCAAKTLENRFERLEKLLSDRLSELRELIVRSMTKSDNNFPETNEAEAMRTKVAYAKRNRLRESLIDVGENEFEHGNANNLGIFVRQLEIDRYNDTVHEEKQRKVYTFYWRVSNLSEKLSKWETGRSERSSSFYVADAGYSMYLRFTPKYFPDGTIFISVGLTAGFNDSKILWPFPLPVRIEILDLTPRMNDSPKDRSSRLWDPATVCSSYFWGRPRRRITEDESPDNPECVGLSVPRQLLTTSNNKRTNFFPSHFLPTRSTGKYISNDSLFVKLTVYL is encoded by the exons ATGCTTTCTTCTGCCTCTCCCAATCGAACCATCTTCGCCCGGTGcttcttatttttcgtgcTCTTCCATCCCATCGTACAGAATGGATACTGCAACAATAGCCTGGAATCTTTGATCGAAACCTCAG CTAATTCGACCCAAAGGGCTGATGACGACGATGAAATCGCGTCCGAGATTCATTACACGACCTGCAAAATAACGACGGAAGAGTTATCGGTCGATGCGCAGGCAAAGTTCACCAGAGTCCTCACCGGACCGTGCGCTGCGA aaacACTCGAGAATCGTTTCGAAAGATTGGAAAAGCTGTTGAGCGATCGACTGAGCGAATTGCGGGAGTTGATCGTTCGTTCGATGACGAAATCGGATAACAATTTTCCTGAGACAAACGAAGCAGAGGCGATGAGAACGAAAGTGGCGTACGCGAAAAGAAATCGTTTGAGAGAAAGTCTTATCGACGTTGGCGAGAACGAATTCGAGCACGGAAACGCAAATAATTTGGGAATTTTTGTACGCCAATTGGAAATCGATCGTTACAACGACACTGTCCATG AGGAGAAGCAGCGAAAAGTTTACACTTTTTATTGGCGAGTTTCGAATTTATCGGAAAAACTATCAAAATGGGAAACCGGCCGATCGGAGCGCAGCTCAAGTTTTTACGTAGCTGATGCCGGATACTCGATGTATTTGAGATTCACACCGAAATACTTTCCTGACGGAACGATTTTCATCAGCGTGGGACTCACTGCTGGATTCAACGACTCCAAAATTCTTTGGCCATTTCCATTGCCAGTCAGAATCGAG ATTCTTGATCTTACACCAAGAATGAATGACAGTCCGAAGGATCGAAGCTCCCGGCTATGGGATCCAGCGACTGTTTGTTCATCCTATTTCTGGGGACGTCCGCGCCGGAGAATTACCGAAGATGAGTCTCCGGACAATCCTGAATGTGTGGGTCTCAGTGTACCGAGACAACTTCTAACGACCTCCAATAACAAACGAACGAATTTCTTTCCTTCCCATTTCCTCCCAACACGATCGAcaggaaaatatatttcgaacGATTCTCTGTTCGTCAAACTGACTGTGTATTTGTAA
- the Rpi gene encoding ribose-5-phosphate isomerase, with product MISKTVVVSRTTCSHLFLFLTRSHRDITRISVKMGPLESAKKVAACKAVDEYVKDNSVVGIGSGSTVIYAVHRLAERVQEEKLNVICVPTSFQARQLIVNNHLTLGDLETNPKLDCAIDGADEVDSEMNLIKGGGGCLLQEKIVASCTEKLVIIADYTKNSEHLGEQYKKGIPIEVVPMAYVPIKNKIEESYGGSAKIRMAVAKAGPVVTDNGNFILDWHFPQGLENWSKINTELKLLPGVVETGLFIKMATKAYFGMSDGSVKEQS from the exons ATGATCTCGAAAACAGTCGTAGTTTCAAGAACAACGTGCTcgcatctttttttattcttgactCGAAGTCACCGTGATATTACGAGAATCTCTGTAAAAATGGGCCCGCTCGAAAGTGCCAAAAAAGTAGCTGCTTGTAAAGCTGTCGACGAATACGTCAAG GACAACAGCGTCGTCGGAATTGGCAGTGGCTCTACCGTTATTTACGCTGTGCATCGACTAg CTGAACGCGTCCAAgaagagaaattgaatgtgATCTGTGTCCCTACGTCTTTTCAAGCGAGGCAACTCATCGTGAACAATCATCTGACACTAGGAGATCTTGAAACAAATCCGAAA TTGGATTGCGCAATCGATGGAGCAGACGAGGTGGACTCTGAGATGAATCTTATCAAGGGAGGAGGTGGATGTTTGCTGCAGGAGAAGATAGTGGCATCGTGCACCgagaaattggtgatcatcgcaGATTACAC AAAAAATTCGGAGCATTTGGGTGAGCAGTATAAAAAGGGGATTCCAATAGAAGTTGTACCGATGGCATACGTTCCTATAAAGAATAAGATCGAGGAGAGTTACGGTGGGAGCGCAAAAATTCGTATGGCTGTTGCAAAAGCA gGACCCGTCGTCACGGATAatggaaatttcattctcgatTGGCATTTTCCCCAGGGCTTGGAAAACTGGAGTAAAATCAATACGGAATTGAAACTCTTGCCCGGCGTCGTTGAAACTGGTTTGTTCATTAAAATGGCCACTAAAGCTTACTTCGGCATGTCGGACGGCAGCGTTAAAGAACAGTCTTGA
- the LOC122415581 gene encoding uncharacterized protein isoform X2 encodes MLSSASPNRTIFARCFLFFVLFHPIVQNGYCNNSLESLIETSETLENRFERLEKLLSDRLSELRELIVRSMTKSDNNFPETNEAEAMRTKVAYAKRNRLRESLIDVGENEFEHGNANNLGIFVRQLEIDRYNDTVHEEKQRKVYTFYWRVSNLSEKLSKWETGRSERSSSFYVADAGYSMYLRFTPKYFPDGTIFISVGLTAGFNDSKILWPFPLPVRIEILDLTPRMNDSPKDRSSRLWDPATVCSSYFWGRPRRRITEDESPDNPECVGLSVPRQLLTTSNNKRTNFFPSHFLPTRSTGKYISNDSLFVKLTVYL; translated from the exons ATGCTTTCTTCTGCCTCTCCCAATCGAACCATCTTCGCCCGGTGcttcttatttttcgtgcTCTTCCATCCCATCGTACAGAATGGATACTGCAACAATAGCCTGGAATCTTTGATCGAAACCTCAG aaacACTCGAGAATCGTTTCGAAAGATTGGAAAAGCTGTTGAGCGATCGACTGAGCGAATTGCGGGAGTTGATCGTTCGTTCGATGACGAAATCGGATAACAATTTTCCTGAGACAAACGAAGCAGAGGCGATGAGAACGAAAGTGGCGTACGCGAAAAGAAATCGTTTGAGAGAAAGTCTTATCGACGTTGGCGAGAACGAATTCGAGCACGGAAACGCAAATAATTTGGGAATTTTTGTACGCCAATTGGAAATCGATCGTTACAACGACACTGTCCATG AGGAGAAGCAGCGAAAAGTTTACACTTTTTATTGGCGAGTTTCGAATTTATCGGAAAAACTATCAAAATGGGAAACCGGCCGATCGGAGCGCAGCTCAAGTTTTTACGTAGCTGATGCCGGATACTCGATGTATTTGAGATTCACACCGAAATACTTTCCTGACGGAACGATTTTCATCAGCGTGGGACTCACTGCTGGATTCAACGACTCCAAAATTCTTTGGCCATTTCCATTGCCAGTCAGAATCGAG ATTCTTGATCTTACACCAAGAATGAATGACAGTCCGAAGGATCGAAGCTCCCGGCTATGGGATCCAGCGACTGTTTGTTCATCCTATTTCTGGGGACGTCCGCGCCGGAGAATTACCGAAGATGAGTCTCCGGACAATCCTGAATGTGTGGGTCTCAGTGTACCGAGACAACTTCTAACGACCTCCAATAACAAACGAACGAATTTCTTTCCTTCCCATTTCCTCCCAACACGATCGAcaggaaaatatatttcgaacGATTCTCTGTTCGTCAAACTGACTGTGTATTTGTAA